The Fodinibius saliphilus genome has a segment encoding these proteins:
- a CDS encoding formimidoylglutamase, whose product MSELNPSGISISTTAEGDPRIGHWLSEQNNDPEYVIVGFPSDKGVRRNGGRPGASEAPDAIRKQLYRMTPSAEYYKTFVSFLENCKDVGNVEVTGDLEKDHERLGNVVAGFLEQGVLPIILGGGHETAFGHFLGYAKSEKRTSIFNLDAHSDVRPLKEGKAHSGSPFRQALEHESNCGETYLVAGLQPHSVAQSHLTFINDHDGHYKFRDETNITAISGLFHRHESEQLMVTFDLDAVDQSQAPGVSAPCTNGLPADLWLTSAYLAGRNEKVTSFDISELNPNFDRDAQTAKLAALTVWHFMLGLSQR is encoded by the coding sequence GTGTCTGAACTTAATCCTTCAGGAATTTCTATTTCTACAACAGCAGAAGGTGATCCCCGAATAGGTCATTGGTTGAGTGAGCAAAATAATGATCCTGAATATGTTATTGTGGGATTTCCATCTGATAAAGGTGTTCGTCGCAATGGAGGACGTCCGGGAGCTTCGGAAGCTCCTGATGCTATTCGAAAGCAGTTATATCGAATGACACCCAGTGCTGAGTACTATAAAACATTTGTGAGTTTTTTGGAAAACTGTAAAGATGTAGGAAATGTGGAAGTAACCGGAGATCTGGAAAAGGACCACGAACGATTAGGTAATGTGGTTGCAGGTTTTTTAGAGCAAGGGGTACTGCCAATCATCCTGGGAGGAGGACATGAAACAGCATTCGGTCATTTTCTGGGATATGCAAAGTCTGAAAAGCGAACTTCAATTTTTAACCTGGATGCGCATTCTGATGTTCGTCCATTAAAAGAGGGGAAAGCCCATTCCGGATCACCTTTCAGACAAGCCCTTGAGCACGAGAGTAATTGCGGTGAAACATACCTGGTTGCAGGCTTACAGCCACATTCAGTTGCACAGTCGCACTTAACTTTTATCAATGATCACGATGGGCACTATAAATTTCGTGATGAAACCAATATCACAGCTATCTCTGGGTTATTTCATCGCCATGAAAGTGAGCAGTTAATGGTTACGTTTGATTTGGATGCGGTGGACCAGTCGCAGGCTCCGGGTGTTAGTGCTCCCTGTACTAATGGATTGCCTGCTGATTTATGGTTGACCTCGGCATACCTGGCAGGGCGAAATGAAAAGGTTACGTCTTTTGATATATCAGAGTTGAACCCCAATTTTGATCGAGATGCGCAAACAGCCAAGCTTGCAGCTCTTACCGTATGGCATTTTATGTTGGGTTTAAGCCAGCGATAG
- a CDS encoding lysylphosphatidylglycerol synthase transmembrane domain-containing protein, whose protein sequence is MYKRLLKIGLALMLGALFMWLAFRNVRLQEVWEYSKDIQFGWIIPFGISALCSHVFRAERWRLLIEHDKKELDRVTLISGVLVGYLMNIVGPRLGEVSRPVYVGKKEGLSTSKLMGTIVLERIIDVVVMGILMVVVSVYLISDLNLLKQIFGDQTVNFLTNESSLITYGWVALFVLVMIGLAYIGLKLILYLGTKFEVLQEWIDRAKNVLIMFKDGVLSARQVQRWWLFITFTVLIWFCYTLMTYIPFWMFDMQEIYDLDMIDALVITVISAIGIAIPSPGGIGTYHYFVKQSLLVLFAVPAVTGVAYATITHAGMVIFVASITPIFLFIDKWRSTKAGEPVF, encoded by the coding sequence ATGTATAAACGACTACTAAAAATAGGGCTCGCACTAATGTTGGGAGCTCTATTCATGTGGCTGGCATTTCGAAATGTTCGACTTCAGGAAGTTTGGGAATATTCAAAAGATATCCAGTTTGGATGGATTATCCCTTTCGGTATTTCTGCATTATGCAGTCATGTCTTTAGAGCTGAGCGGTGGCGCCTGCTTATTGAGCACGACAAAAAAGAACTCGATCGGGTTACATTAATATCCGGGGTGTTGGTGGGGTATCTGATGAATATTGTCGGACCACGCCTTGGTGAGGTTTCCCGACCGGTTTATGTCGGTAAGAAAGAAGGCCTGAGTACTTCGAAGCTGATGGGGACTATTGTGCTGGAGCGGATAATTGATGTAGTTGTTATGGGCATTTTGATGGTGGTTGTATCGGTCTATTTGATTTCAGATCTAAACCTGCTTAAGCAGATTTTTGGAGACCAAACGGTCAACTTTTTAACCAATGAATCTAGCCTAATCACTTATGGGTGGGTTGCTCTTTTTGTGTTGGTCATGATTGGCCTTGCTTATATTGGTCTAAAGTTGATACTCTATTTAGGTACAAAGTTCGAAGTTCTTCAGGAATGGATCGACCGGGCTAAAAATGTACTTATTATGTTTAAGGATGGGGTGTTGTCGGCTCGGCAAGTGCAACGGTGGTGGCTTTTTATAACTTTTACAGTTCTTATCTGGTTTTGTTATACCTTAATGACCTATATTCCTTTCTGGATGTTTGACATGCAGGAAATATATGATCTCGATATGATCGACGCTCTGGTAATAACAGTAATTTCTGCTATTGGTATTGCCATACCCTCACCGGGAGGTATTGGGACGTACCATTACTTTGTGAAACAATCGTTATTGGTACTTTTTGCAGTGCCCGCAGTAACAGGAGTTGCTTATGCTACTATAACACATGCAGGAATGGTGATTTTTGTGGCTAGTATTACTCCGATTTTCCTGTTTATTGACAAGTGGCGGTCGACTAAAGCCGGTGAACCGGTATTTTAA
- a CDS encoding LolA family protein: MIWTNLNGNIFRFLFVVCFLTGCSLTLKAQTTHLDKLKQKFEQGDVFKAAFSHESIDSYTQDTVSSRGKIWVGQQRYKISGNNQLVVVDGQVSMVYDDRRNRVIISKYEPKEDDFAPSRILNGIDSTFAIKTQEKQDNQIYIRLASDDPFAIYKKVEIYLSLALVPQKIRAVDPVDNIITTCFRNGKFIEAQEGLFVLDYPQGAEVVDMRN; this comes from the coding sequence ATGATCTGGACGAATTTGAACGGTAATATATTTCGATTCTTATTTGTAGTATGTTTTTTAACAGGATGTTCATTAACACTTAAAGCGCAAACCACTCATTTGGATAAGCTTAAACAAAAATTTGAGCAAGGTGATGTTTTTAAAGCGGCTTTTAGTCACGAATCCATAGATTCATATACGCAGGATACGGTATCAAGTCGCGGTAAAATATGGGTTGGTCAGCAACGGTATAAAATTAGTGGTAATAACCAGTTGGTAGTGGTTGACGGTCAAGTATCGATGGTGTATGATGACAGGAGAAACAGGGTGATTATAAGTAAATATGAACCCAAAGAAGACGATTTCGCTCCCTCTCGTATACTAAACGGCATTGATTCTACCTTTGCTATTAAAACTCAAGAAAAACAAGACAACCAGATATATATCCGTTTGGCTTCCGACGATCCTTTTGCGATATACAAAAAAGTAGAAATTTATCTTTCGTTAGCACTTGTCCCTCAAAAGATTCGTGCAGTTGATCCTGTTGATAATATTATTACAACTTGTTTTCGAAATGGGAAATTTATTGAAGCTCAAGAGGGGCTTTTCGTGTTGGATTATCCCCAGGGAGCAGAAGTTGTTGATATGCGTAACTAG
- a CDS encoding adenylate/guanylate cyclase domain-containing protein, translating into MSNDFQAEKWEATILFCDIRNFTKLFDEEDPLEAVKFANSVLTELGEEVERQGGKVDRFTGDGFMAHFGIINGTSNHVKDACKAALRMRRKLQNINTARYLDVKRVVSAGIGIHTGTVALGEISTKQIKQTTVLGDVVNTTARIEQLTKFFSVDILLSNESYKRVEKEFQFKEMSPKQIQGKRNEIETHWLLPMNDLED; encoded by the coding sequence ATGAGTAACGATTTTCAGGCTGAAAAGTGGGAAGCAACTATCTTATTTTGTGACATACGAAACTTCACTAAGCTGTTTGATGAAGAAGATCCCTTGGAAGCGGTAAAATTTGCTAATTCTGTATTGACTGAGTTGGGGGAAGAGGTAGAAAGGCAGGGTGGAAAAGTAGATCGGTTTACTGGCGATGGATTCATGGCACATTTTGGCATTATAAATGGGACTTCCAATCATGTAAAAGATGCGTGTAAAGCTGCATTACGAATGCGTAGAAAGTTACAAAATATTAATACTGCCCGTTACTTAGATGTGAAACGTGTTGTATCGGCAGGTATCGGAATACATACGGGTACCGTTGCACTTGGCGAAATATCGACGAAACAGATTAAACAAACTACGGTATTGGGAGATGTTGTTAATACCACTGCTCGTATAGAGCAATTGACTAAGTTTTTTTCGGTAGATATTTTGCTTTCCAATGAGAGTTATAAACGGGTGGAAAAAGAGTTTCAGTTTAAAGAAATGTCGCCAAAACAAATTCAGGGAAAGAGAAACGAAATTGAAACGCATTGGTTACTTCCAATGAATGATTTAGAAGACTAA
- the gcvT gene encoding glycine cleavage system aminomethyltransferase GcvT, with translation MLTRTPFYDLHEQAGAKLINFGGFEMPVQYDSIRKEHNAVRDHVGIFDVSHMGEFFVSGEEAEQLIQYVTVNDVSKLEPGKAQYTAMCYEDGGIVDDLIVYMLEENNYMLVVNASNIEKDFNWIKEHNTFDAELENKSDDYCLLAVQGPNSVKTLQKITDNDLEGIGFYRFEIGSLAGYDDVILSGTGYTGEKGFELYFNRNDVDPVKIWNAILESGQEFDIEPCGLGARDTLRLEKGYALYGNDITKDTHPLEARMGWLTKIDKGDFIGRDALKKVKENGLERKLVGIVIDDKRSIPRKGYAILDRDGNEIGFVTSGSRSITLGKNIGMGYVAIDHAEEENTVFVEIRNKKAEATVVKPPFVK, from the coding sequence ATGTTAACACGAACTCCTTTTTACGATCTTCATGAACAAGCCGGAGCAAAACTTATTAACTTTGGCGGATTTGAAATGCCCGTACAATATGACAGTATTCGCAAAGAACACAATGCGGTACGCGATCATGTGGGGATCTTTGATGTATCACATATGGGAGAGTTTTTTGTTTCCGGTGAAGAAGCAGAACAACTTATTCAATATGTAACTGTAAACGATGTATCAAAACTGGAGCCGGGCAAAGCGCAATATACTGCTATGTGTTACGAAGATGGTGGTATTGTTGATGATCTAATTGTATATATGTTGGAAGAAAACAATTATATGCTTGTCGTAAATGCATCTAATATTGAAAAAGATTTCAACTGGATAAAAGAGCATAATACATTTGATGCGGAGCTTGAAAATAAGTCAGATGACTATTGTTTACTAGCTGTTCAAGGGCCCAACTCAGTGAAGACATTACAGAAAATCACAGATAATGATCTGGAAGGAATTGGATTTTATCGTTTTGAGATTGGTAGTCTTGCAGGCTATGATGATGTGATCTTATCCGGAACGGGCTATACCGGTGAAAAAGGATTCGAACTGTATTTTAATAGAAATGATGTTGATCCTGTTAAAATATGGAATGCTATTTTAGAGTCAGGACAGGAGTTTGATATTGAACCTTGCGGGCTCGGGGCGCGCGATACCCTGCGTCTGGAAAAAGGGTATGCCCTTTATGGTAATGATATCACCAAAGACACTCATCCGCTGGAAGCACGAATGGGATGGTTAACCAAGATAGATAAAGGTGACTTTATCGGTCGTGATGCATTGAAAAAGGTAAAAGAGAATGGGTTGGAACGTAAACTGGTAGGGATTGTTATCGATGATAAGCGTTCTATTCCACGTAAGGGCTATGCCATTTTAGATAGGGATGGTAATGAAATTGGTTTTGTGACAAGTGGGTCACGATCTATTACCCTTGGCAAAAATATTGGTATGGGATATGTGGCTATTGATCACGCCGAGGAAGAGAATACGGTTTTTGTTGAAATCAGAAACAAAAAAGCCGAAGCAACGGTAGTAAAACCCCCGTTTGTTAAATAG
- a CDS encoding 2-phosphosulfolactate phosphatase gives MIDSLDVFSSAHSFQEEDLRDKAVVMIDVLRASSTMVTALHHGAKGVIPVGDMGDASKISHNLDSESFLMSGEKNGIKIDGYDFTNSPLEHTGEEIVNKTVILNTTNGTKAIRRSGHATQIIVGAFLNLNTIVDYLQQIDEEVVLVCAGWRGRLSFEDLLCAGNIIYELCSGKLPVNARDAVKVAFGLYEKFADDIEGSIKSSNYAVRLKGVVSEEDISYCCQRSKLQVLPILNEGIISDFNDKEK, from the coding sequence ATGATTGATTCACTTGACGTTTTTTCATCTGCCCATTCGTTCCAGGAAGAAGACCTTCGGGATAAAGCGGTGGTAATGATTGATGTATTGCGAGCCAGCTCAACGATGGTTACAGCACTGCATCACGGTGCAAAAGGAGTTATCCCGGTTGGTGATATGGGTGATGCAAGTAAAATATCGCACAACCTTGACTCTGAGAGCTTTTTGATGAGTGGTGAAAAGAATGGGATAAAAATTGATGGGTACGATTTTACCAACTCCCCGCTGGAACATACGGGTGAAGAAATCGTTAATAAGACTGTAATATTAAATACAACTAACGGTACAAAGGCAATAAGACGTTCGGGGCATGCTACTCAAATTATAGTAGGCGCCTTCCTGAATTTAAATACAATTGTTGATTACCTGCAGCAGATCGACGAAGAAGTAGTGTTGGTTTGTGCAGGCTGGCGTGGTCGACTCTCCTTTGAGGATTTACTTTGTGCTGGAAATATTATTTACGAACTTTGTTCGGGTAAGCTGCCTGTTAATGCACGCGATGCCGTAAAAGTGGCTTTTGGTCTTTATGAAAAATTTGCTGATGATATAGAAGGAAGTATTAAGTCATCAAATTACGCGGTGCGGTTGAAAGGTGTTGTCAGTGAAGAAGATATCTCTTATTGCTGTCAACGTAGTAAACTGCAGGTGCTTCCGATATTAAACGAAGGAATTATTTCAGATTTCAATGACAAAGAAAAATAG
- a CDS encoding VOC family protein — translation MESKMMEKMKNAVAWFEIPVNNLDRAKRFYEGILDIELIDMDLGDEFKMSMFPVVPGGVSGAICKHKEYYKPSKEGTLVYLNAEPNLQSVLDRVINFGGKVLQEKTPISDEYGFMAILQDTEGNRIALHSSK, via the coding sequence ATGGAATCAAAAATGATGGAGAAGATGAAAAATGCGGTAGCTTGGTTTGAAATTCCAGTTAATAACTTAGACCGTGCAAAAAGGTTTTATGAAGGGATTTTAGATATTGAGCTTATTGATATGGATCTCGGAGATGAATTTAAGATGAGCATGTTTCCGGTGGTACCGGGGGGAGTAAGTGGAGCTATCTGTAAGCATAAAGAATACTATAAACCCAGTAAAGAAGGGACATTAGTATATTTGAATGCAGAACCGAATTTGCAGAGCGTATTAGATAGAGTTATAAATTTCGGTGGTAAGGTATTGCAGGAGAAAACGCCTATCAGTGATGAATATGGTTTTATGGCAATATTGCAAGATACAGAAGGCAATCGTATCGCTCTTCACTCCAGTAAATAA
- a CDS encoding HU family DNA-binding protein, with amino-acid sequence MDNEFIKAFSEVVREEVIRKNEVQVDGIGSFQFEHRKQFQKQHENGRVVMMPPKDTINFEPENN; translated from the coding sequence ATGGATAACGAATTTATAAAAGCATTTTCTGAAGTAGTACGCGAAGAAGTGATTCGCAAGAATGAGGTACAGGTTGACGGTATCGGTTCTTTCCAATTCGAGCACAGAAAACAATTTCAAAAACAACACGAAAACGGAAGAGTAGTAATGATGCCGCCCAAAGATACCATCAACTTTGAGCCGGAAAATAATTAG
- a CDS encoding DNA translocase FtsK: protein MTKKNSSGNFLGGLSESRKMEILGILTMAVGGLIGLSIISYDPADFTLIQSLSSDSLFMLDQGPALRIQNWLGVIGAYLAHFFVYLLFGYMSIIVPLIILGYGWFIFRDRDITQMLWPTVYGIWSMVLLSSILGWFNIEYDWYSSVWNGSAGIAISRILQNITGIGSIIILSVLLLTTLLALLDRDLQHTVERFKEWIAGIKESFADWKEHRQAKKEAKQEKKKQKAKEKEIKRQRRAEKRSKTNSTSSKSETNSTPAKQEEEESKPKSIDEIVEQSQQQDLERMRREEEEVQSLDQRPRADIEKKKIAEDEEDDVDISVYVGEGDEQADEKELDKQNKDKAKEVPRVKYKFPTIDLLDSPPNEGNEVDLEEIKENKRIILDKLKRHNIEIRSINAIVGPTVTLYELDPAPDVKISKIESYANDLKMATAAKGLRIMAPIPGRSAVGIEVPNGARETVFIKSVINTKKFVESDHELPLAFGKTIENEVFMVDLTKMPHLLIAGATGSGKTVGMNTIITCLLYKCHPDDLKFVMIDPKKIELSLFQKIEDHFLATLPGAEEPIITETSAAQETLESLTKEMDERYDLLKDGMVRDIRAYNKKFDNGELNEEEGHRHLPYIVVLIDELADLMMTAGKQIEEPIARLAQLARAVGIHLVVATQRPSVNVITGTIKANFPGRIAYQVASKVDSRTILDTGGADQLIGRGDMLFTNGGGMTRIQNAFVSTEEVEEITDFIGKQKGYNKKYELPVLQDESSSSGDIPDPLEDIDELFEAAAKVIVLHQQGSVSLLQRKLKIGYNRAGRIVDQLFNAGVVGPYQGSTARDVLVEDEEELEQLLDDLDEFER, encoded by the coding sequence ATGACAAAGAAAAATAGTTCGGGAAATTTTTTGGGAGGTCTTTCAGAATCCCGGAAGATGGAAATATTGGGGATTTTGACCATGGCTGTAGGTGGTCTGATAGGGCTTAGTATCATTAGTTATGATCCGGCAGACTTCACACTTATACAATCTCTTTCGAGTGATAGCCTATTTATGCTTGATCAGGGACCTGCCCTGCGTATTCAAAACTGGTTAGGCGTTATCGGCGCATATCTGGCCCACTTTTTTGTATATCTCCTTTTTGGATATATGAGTATTATTGTGCCCCTTATTATTTTGGGATATGGGTGGTTTATCTTTCGTGATCGCGATATTACCCAGATGCTGTGGCCCACCGTATATGGCATATGGAGTATGGTTTTGCTATCAAGCATACTCGGATGGTTTAATATCGAATATGATTGGTATTCTTCGGTATGGAATGGTTCTGCCGGTATTGCTATATCGCGGATTCTTCAGAATATAACCGGTATTGGCTCCATTATTATCCTTTCCGTATTGTTGCTTACTACGCTATTGGCACTGTTGGATCGTGACCTGCAACATACTGTTGAGCGATTCAAAGAATGGATTGCTGGTATTAAAGAATCTTTTGCAGACTGGAAGGAACATAGACAAGCCAAGAAAGAAGCTAAACAGGAAAAGAAGAAGCAGAAAGCAAAAGAAAAAGAGATTAAGCGACAACGCAGAGCTGAAAAAAGGAGCAAAACAAATTCCACTTCTTCAAAGTCAGAAACTAATTCCACTCCTGCTAAACAAGAAGAGGAGGAGTCTAAGCCTAAATCTATTGATGAAATTGTAGAACAGTCGCAGCAACAAGATCTTGAACGTATGCGGCGTGAGGAGGAAGAGGTTCAGTCTCTTGACCAACGTCCGCGGGCTGATATCGAGAAAAAGAAAATTGCAGAAGACGAAGAGGATGATGTAGATATTTCGGTATACGTCGGAGAAGGTGACGAGCAGGCCGATGAGAAAGAACTAGATAAACAGAATAAGGACAAAGCAAAGGAGGTACCTCGTGTCAAGTATAAGTTTCCAACGATAGACTTGCTTGACTCTCCGCCCAATGAAGGTAACGAGGTTGACCTAGAGGAGATAAAAGAGAATAAGCGTATTATTCTTGATAAGCTGAAACGCCACAATATTGAAATTCGAAGTATTAATGCTATTGTGGGCCCCACGGTTACACTTTATGAGTTGGACCCGGCTCCGGATGTAAAGATTAGTAAGATTGAAAGCTATGCCAATGACCTTAAGATGGCGACCGCGGCCAAAGGTTTGCGCATTATGGCACCCATACCGGGACGTTCTGCGGTCGGTATTGAAGTGCCGAATGGCGCCCGAGAGACTGTATTTATAAAGTCTGTTATCAACACAAAGAAATTTGTTGAAAGCGATCATGAACTGCCCCTGGCTTTTGGTAAGACCATTGAAAATGAAGTATTCATGGTAGACCTTACTAAGATGCCTCACTTGTTGATTGCAGGGGCTACAGGCTCTGGTAAAACGGTGGGTATGAATACAATCATTACCTGTTTGCTCTACAAGTGTCATCCGGATGATCTGAAATTTGTGATGATTGATCCTAAGAAAATTGAGCTTTCCCTATTCCAGAAGATAGAAGATCATTTTCTGGCCACACTTCCCGGGGCAGAAGAGCCTATTATTACAGAAACTTCTGCCGCCCAAGAAACGCTTGAAAGCCTTACTAAAGAGATGGATGAGCGCTATGATCTTCTTAAAGATGGGATGGTTCGTGATATACGAGCTTATAATAAAAAGTTTGATAACGGAGAGCTTAATGAAGAGGAAGGGCACCGGCACTTACCATATATCGTAGTACTTATAGATGAGCTGGCTGATTTGATGATGACGGCCGGGAAACAGATTGAAGAACCTATTGCTCGTCTGGCACAGCTGGCCCGGGCTGTTGGTATACATTTGGTAGTGGCGACGCAACGTCCGTCGGTAAATGTCATTACCGGTACTATAAAAGCGAACTTCCCGGGACGTATTGCCTATCAAGTAGCCTCTAAGGTAGACTCCAGAACAATTCTGGATACCGGAGGGGCCGACCAGCTGATTGGACGGGGGGATATGCTATTTACCAATGGAGGCGGTATGACTCGTATACAAAATGCTTTTGTTTCTACGGAAGAGGTCGAAGAGATTACCGACTTTATTGGAAAACAAAAAGGATATAATAAAAAGTACGAATTGCCTGTTTTACAAGACGAGTCTTCTTCAAGTGGCGATATTCCCGATCCGCTTGAAGATATCGATGAACTTTTTGAGGCCGCAGCTAAAGTTATTGTTTTGCATCAACAGGGGTCCGTATCTCTGTTGCAGCGTAAGCTTAAGATTGGATATAATCGGGCCGGGCGTATTGTGGACCAGTTATTCAACGCAGGTGTGGTAGGTCCTTACCAAGGGAGTACGGCGCGCGATGTATTGGTTGAAGATGAAGAAGAATTAGAACAGTTATTAGATGATCTGGACGAATTTGAACGGTAA
- the hutI gene encoding imidazolonepropionase codes for MQILKNIGYLATCKDEGEQGDIHYIKDAAIIWEGESIKWVGKQSVLPVKYSGEKVHDAQGRMVIPGLVDCHTHLAFGGWRPNEFEMRVRGESYLDIAKAGGGILSTVNATREATEEDLYNKASGFLEEIVKQGVTTVECKSGYGLSLSDELKILQVYQRLNEERSLHIISTFLGAHTIPPEYKGERESYIDLIIEEMIPAVAEKRLADFCDVFTEESAFNIEESRKILLAAKAAGLTPKLHADQLTSCGGAELAAEVEAASADHLEKISEQGITAMAKSGVVGVTLPLATLYTQEEPLNCRRLVEGGVEVAVATDFNPGSAPTYDLPLAMMLSCNQGRLTPAEVLKGATIYAAKAIKRDYKVGSIEEGKSADFAIIDAPDPNFWMYHYRGANCVASYVRGQKIT; via the coding sequence ATGCAAATATTGAAGAACATAGGTTACCTTGCCACTTGTAAAGATGAAGGGGAGCAGGGAGATATCCACTACATCAAAGATGCTGCAATTATTTGGGAAGGAGAAAGTATTAAGTGGGTCGGTAAACAGTCTGTTTTGCCGGTCAAATATAGTGGCGAGAAAGTACATGATGCCCAAGGCCGTATGGTTATTCCCGGATTGGTGGACTGTCACACACATTTAGCTTTTGGCGGTTGGCGGCCGAATGAGTTTGAGATGAGAGTTCGTGGCGAAAGCTATCTTGATATTGCGAAAGCCGGAGGCGGAATATTATCAACAGTAAACGCTACACGTGAGGCTACAGAAGAGGACCTTTATAATAAAGCATCTGGCTTTTTAGAAGAGATTGTTAAACAAGGAGTGACTACCGTTGAATGTAAAAGCGGTTATGGGTTATCACTATCAGATGAACTGAAGATATTACAGGTTTATCAGCGTTTGAATGAAGAGCGTTCATTGCATATTATTTCGACTTTCTTGGGCGCCCACACCATTCCGCCTGAATACAAAGGAGAAAGGGAAAGTTATATCGATCTGATTATTGAAGAGATGATTCCCGCTGTCGCTGAAAAAAGATTGGCAGATTTCTGCGATGTCTTTACGGAAGAATCGGCATTTAATATAGAAGAATCCCGAAAAATACTTTTAGCTGCAAAAGCGGCCGGCCTTACTCCTAAGCTTCATGCTGATCAGCTTACTTCTTGTGGGGGGGCTGAATTGGCAGCCGAAGTGGAAGCAGCCAGTGCTGACCATCTTGAGAAAATTTCGGAGCAGGGTATCACGGCTATGGCAAAATCTGGGGTAGTTGGAGTAACGTTACCGCTTGCAACACTTTATACGCAAGAAGAGCCATTGAATTGTCGTAGATTGGTTGAGGGAGGCGTTGAAGTTGCAGTAGCTACCGATTTTAATCCGGGGTCGGCACCGACTTACGATCTGCCTTTGGCAATGATGTTGAGCTGCAATCAAGGCCGATTAACCCCGGCCGAGGTTCTGAAAGGAGCTACTATTTATGCCGCTAAAGCAATTAAACGAGATTACAAGGTAGGGTCAATTGAAGAAGGAAAATCAGCTGACTTTGCTATTATCGATGCGCCTGATCCTAACTTCTGGATGTATCATTATAGGGGTGCAAATTGCGTGGCATCTTATGTAAGGGGACAAAAAATTACGTAA
- a CDS encoding Mrp/NBP35 family ATP-binding protein: MAINKQQVRTALTHVMHPQMDKDLVSLDMIEDLIVQDTFITFTIDLPEKDAKLEADLKEKCKEAIHKFVDKDAVLDINTAVNISKFRNNEDNGEFPGQGHRQKKEDESDEADALSGVKNVIAVASGKGGVGKSTVAVNLACGLARTGAKVGLLDTDIYGPSIPTMMDTHERPNITTSKKLIPMEKYGVRFLSMGLLVDPDQAMIWRGPMVTSAVKQFMNEVEWGELDYLVLDLPPGTGDIQLTLVQTVPLTGSVIVSTPQDVALDDARKGVAMFKKVNVPVLGIVENMAYFIPEDMPEKKYHIFGKHGARNLADRIGTNFLGEIPLEQKVRESGDEGKPIVLDEELDSVSAKKFVELSNNVIQQLAIRNKEQDPTEKIDIKIKP, encoded by the coding sequence ATGGCAATTAATAAGCAACAAGTGCGTACAGCACTTACTCATGTGATGCACCCGCAGATGGATAAAGACCTCGTTTCTTTAGATATGATCGAGGATCTGATCGTCCAAGACACCTTTATCACATTTACTATTGACCTCCCCGAAAAAGACGCAAAATTGGAAGCTGACCTTAAAGAAAAGTGTAAGGAAGCTATCCATAAATTTGTTGATAAAGACGCAGTATTGGATATCAATACTGCTGTAAATATTTCTAAATTTCGAAATAACGAAGATAACGGTGAGTTTCCCGGACAAGGACATCGTCAAAAGAAGGAGGATGAAAGTGATGAGGCAGATGCTCTTTCAGGAGTCAAAAATGTTATCGCTGTTGCTTCCGGTAAAGGCGGGGTTGGGAAATCTACGGTTGCGGTAAACCTTGCTTGCGGTTTGGCGCGAACAGGAGCAAAAGTGGGGCTGCTGGATACCGATATTTACGGACCAAGTATCCCAACCATGATGGACACGCACGAGCGTCCCAATATTACAACGAGCAAGAAGCTTATCCCTATGGAAAAGTATGGAGTTCGTTTTCTTTCTATGGGACTTCTTGTTGATCCCGACCAGGCCATGATCTGGCGGGGCCCCATGGTGACCAGTGCTGTTAAACAGTTTATGAACGAGGTAGAATGGGGTGAACTTGACTACTTGGTTCTCGATCTACCTCCCGGCACCGGCGATATTCAGTTAACATTGGTACAAACGGTACCACTTACGGGATCAGTTATTGTTTCTACACCACAGGATGTAGCACTCGACGATGCACGAAAAGGAGTTGCGATGTTTAAAAAAGTGAATGTGCCGGTACTGGGCATCGTTGAAAACATGGCTTACTTTATACCCGAAGATATGCCTGAAAAGAAATACCATATCTTTGGTAAACACGGGGCTCGCAATCTAGCTGACCGTATTGGTACAAACTTCCTTGGAGAAATTCCATTAGAGCAAAAAGTACGTGAGAGTGGTGACGAAGGAAAGCCTATCGTTCTCGATGAAGAGCTGGATTCGGTCTCAGCCAAGAAATTTGTTGAGCTTTCAAACAATGTGATTCAGCAGTTGGCAATCCGTAACAAAGAGCAAGATCCTACGGAGAAGATCGACATTAAGATTAAACCCTAA